One region of Callithrix jacchus isolate 240 chromosome 16, calJac240_pri, whole genome shotgun sequence genomic DNA includes:
- the BHLHE22 gene encoding class E basic helix-loop-helix protein 22 → MERGLHLGAAAAGEDDLFLHKNLSASTAKRLEAAFRSTPPGMDLSLAPPPRERPTSSSSSPLGCFEPADPEGAGLLLPPPGGGGGGGGGAGSGGGGGVPGLLVGSAGVGGDPTLSSLPAGAALCLKYGESASRGSVAESSGGEQSPDDDSDGRCELVLRAGVADPRASPGAGGGGAKAAEGCSNAHLHGGASVPPGGLGGGGGGGGSSGSGGGGGGGSSSSKKSKEQKALRLNINARERRRMHDLNDALDELRAVIPYAHSPSVRKLSKIATLLLAKNYILMQAQALEEMRRLVAYLNQGQAISAASLPSSAAAAAAAAALHPALGAYEQAAGYPFSAGLPPAASCPEKCALFNSVSSSLCKQCTEKP, encoded by the coding sequence ATGGAGCGCGGGCTGCACCTCGGCGCGGCGGCCGCGGGCGAAGACGACCTCTTCCTGCACAAGAACCTGAGCGCCTCCACCGCCAAGCGCTTGGAAGCTGCTTTCCGCTCCACGCCCCCGGGCATGGACTTGTCCCTGGCGCCGCCGCCTCGGGAACGCCCGACGTCCTCCTCCTCGTCGCCCCTGGGCTGCTTCGAGCCCGCTGACCCCGAGGGGGCAgggctgctgctgccgccgcctggaggcggcggcggcggcggcggcggcgcgggaagtggcggcggcggcggtgtcCCCGGGCTGCTCGTAGGCTCAGCCGGCGTTGGGGGCGACCCTACCCTGAGCAGCCTGCCGGCCGGGGCCGCCCTTTGCCTGAAATACGGCGAAAGCGCGAGCCGGGGGTCGGTGGCCGAGAGCAGCGGCGGCGAGCAGAGCCCCGACGACGACAGCGACGGTCGCTGCGAGCTGGTGCTGCGGGCCGGAGTAGCCGACCCGCGGGCCTCCCCGGGCGCAGGAGGCGGCGGCGCGAAGGCGGCCGAGGGTTGCTCGAACGCCCACCTCCACGGCGGCGCCAGCGTCCCCCCGGGGGGCctgggaggcggcggcggcggcgggggtaGCAGCGGcagcggtggcggcggcggcggcggcagcagcagcagcaagaaatCCAAAGAGCAAAAGGCGCTTCGGCTCAACATCAATGCCCGAGAGCGCCGGCGGATGCACGACCTGAACGACGCGCTGGACGAGCTGCGCGCGGTGATCCCCTACGCGCACAGCCCCTCGGTGCGAAAGCTCTCCAAGATCGCCACGCTGCTGCTCGCCAAGAACTACATCCTTATGCAGGCGCAGGCCCTGGAGGAGATGCGGCGCCTAGTCGCCTACCTCAACCAGGGCCAGGCCATCTCGGCTGCCTCCCTGCCCAGCTCGGCGGCTGCAGcggcagctgcagctgccctgCACCCGGCGCTCGGCGCCTACGAGCAGGCGGCCGGCTACCCATTCAGCGCCGGGCTGCCCCCGGCCGCCTCCTGCCCGGAGAAGTGCGCCCTGTTCAACAGCgtctcctccagcctctgcaaaCAGTGCACGGAGAAGCCTTAA